Proteins from one Thermococcus sp. M36 genomic window:
- a CDS encoding KamA family radical SAM protein — protein MEKRMESAVSTFNVEESPWGLKQGVEHERFLEVFEPLPEIREILLTSNTLEEARKRLSKFAEELLWKYKNGEINVDPIDRWLGIEATSVFLNIISEYGEKAAGFSTLEYLWKATRGDKHVLSIITDGFVEEFRHLFKAMAGVSGYSKGWLGPKLEAAGIKFVDFSKIKGRKAALARSEYLDKEWNYIRSYLKKYPSGLDREIIEKRKRQREQLMEYFGITEDEWFDYRWQFSHVLKREKGLETLRELNELGIVKVPEDDLRQVELAVKYRIPWGITPHYLHLWDFQEPYRYDRHVRRQVMPPEWYMDNMIVHREDREYYFDFMGEHDTSPIDLVTRRYVTIAILKAYDTCPQICVYCQRNWEVLEPFMAGSFPGWDKIEKALDWFAEHDSMMDVLITGGDPIALSDKIIDKIMSRLAEMDHVVNIRWGTRILVTVPMRITDSLAEILGSYIEPGKRNVAISTHFETAYEVTPEVAEATYKLRKQGIYIYNQLVYQRNVSRRFENVALRIALKKVGIDPYYTFYPKGKIEQKDYLVPIARVVQERKEEARLLPGQFRPDEPVFNVPRMGKNHLRAWQDRELVGIRPDGSRIYLMHPWEKGISETKLYTYPDVPIKEYLDYLESIGEDPNDYWTIWYYY, from the coding sequence ATGGAGAAGCGGATGGAAAGCGCCGTCTCCACATTTAACGTGGAGGAGTCCCCCTGGGGCCTCAAGCAGGGGGTGGAGCACGAGAGGTTTTTGGAGGTTTTTGAACCACTCCCGGAAATCAGAGAAATCCTGCTCACCAGCAACACACTTGAAGAAGCCAGAAAAAGGCTGTCCAAGTTCGCCGAGGAGCTCCTGTGGAAGTACAAAAACGGCGAGATCAACGTTGATCCAATAGACAGATGGCTCGGAATCGAAGCCACCAGTGTCTTCCTGAACATAATCTCCGAATACGGGGAGAAGGCGGCGGGCTTCAGCACGCTGGAATACCTGTGGAAGGCCACTAGGGGTGACAAGCACGTCCTGAGCATAATAACCGACGGCTTCGTCGAGGAGTTCAGGCACCTCTTCAAGGCCATGGCTGGTGTCAGCGGCTACTCCAAAGGCTGGCTCGGGCCAAAGCTTGAAGCGGCAGGTATTAAATTCGTGGACTTCAGCAAGATAAAGGGCAGAAAGGCGGCATTGGCCCGCTCCGAGTATCTCGATAAGGAATGGAACTACATAAGGAGCTACCTCAAGAAGTACCCGAGCGGCCTCGACAGGGAGATTATCGAGAAGAGGAAGAGGCAGAGAGAACAGCTTATGGAGTACTTTGGCATAACCGAGGACGAGTGGTTCGACTACCGCTGGCAGTTCTCCCACGTCCTCAAGAGGGAGAAGGGTCTCGAAACCCTGAGGGAGCTCAACGAACTGGGCATAGTCAAGGTTCCGGAGGACGACCTCAGGCAGGTTGAGCTCGCCGTTAAATACCGCATCCCATGGGGAATAACGCCCCACTACCTCCACCTGTGGGACTTCCAGGAGCCATACAGGTACGACAGGCACGTGAGGAGGCAGGTAATGCCGCCGGAGTGGTACATGGACAACATGATAGTCCACAGGGAGGACAGGGAGTACTACTTCGACTTCATGGGCGAACATGACACATCTCCTATAGACCTCGTCACCAGGAGGTACGTCACCATTGCCATCCTCAAGGCCTATGACACCTGCCCGCAGATATGTGTCTACTGCCAGAGGAACTGGGAGGTCCTTGAGCCATTCATGGCTGGCTCCTTCCCGGGATGGGACAAGATAGAGAAAGCCCTGGACTGGTTCGCCGAGCACGACTCCATGATGGACGTCCTCATAACCGGCGGAGACCCGATAGCCCTCAGCGACAAGATAATCGACAAGATAATGTCCCGCCTTGCGGAGATGGATCACGTCGTGAACATCCGCTGGGGAACCAGGATACTCGTCACGGTTCCAATGAGAATAACCGACAGCCTCGCCGAGATTCTCGGATCATACATAGAGCCGGGGAAGAGGAACGTCGCCATCTCGACCCACTTCGAGACCGCCTATGAGGTAACTCCTGAGGTCGCTGAGGCCACGTACAAGCTGAGGAAGCAGGGGATATACATCTACAACCAGCTCGTTTACCAGAGGAACGTCAGCAGGCGCTTTGAGAACGTGGCCCTCAGGATTGCCCTCAAGAAAGTGGGCATCGACCCGTACTACACCTTCTATCCGAAGGGCAAGATAGAGCAGAAGGACTACCTCGTGCCCATAGCTAGGGTCGTCCAGGAGAGGAAGGAGGAGGCAAGGCTCCTGCCGGGACAGTTCAGGCCGGACGAGCCCGTTTTCAACGTCCCCAGGATGGGCAAGAACCACCTCCGTGCATGGCAGGACAGGGAGCTGGTCGGAATAAGACCCGACGGCAGCAGGATATACCTCATGCACCCGTGGGAGAAGGGCATCAGCGAGACCAAGCTCTACACCTACCCCGACGTTCCAATCAAGGAGTACCTCGACTACCTGGAGAGCATTGGTGAGGATCCGAACGATTACTGGACGATCTGGTATTATTACTGA
- a CDS encoding TRAP transporter fused permease subunit, with translation MGEDLEAIEKRIKLEATRTLPEKLEKVINSASILIGIFEILFIFNFTFLLYSIFSKLGVEMEFLKLDFQDQQVMAFVLGMIFVIAILRYPIRKKEKYLSKVQWFDYALILLGLAAAFYKFWRWPTYMVYYDVNQMDVIFGILAIILVLEATRRAIGWILPTIVVVFLLYGIRDAGYNWTRIVQYLYLDQGIFGIPFYVMTIYVFAFVFFGAFLLRIGVSDYITEFMISLFGTRPGGPAKAAVISSGLMGTVSGSSVANVLTTGTFTIPLMKKAGYPPEIAGAVEPVASTGGQLMPPVMGAAAFIMAQFLGVPYNKLIIAAVLPALIYYTGVYLFIDLETKRLGLKGMPREHFKPLKYFLRKLYILLPIVVITVALVWGIAPHIAAVSSLGIAIWVAWISKDEIPGHEHFYVAIALITTVLMFTSREYATPVGAVLIVLAVVLVAAALLTDKAEFNEKFYISMLFILMAVLGKLLYMRKEEILLMSGTFGIIFSLVVGYKSGTEGGKKMYTATYESMIDAGKTSTTVMLAAASAGLIQGVLTMTGLVTSLGYKLVDLAGGNLLLLLIMAMIFSLILGMGVPTTANYVITSLVAAPAVYTAVAGNPIYDASVPGYSTAIALLAAHFFVFYFGILADLTPPVALAAYAGSALAGGDFWKTAINSVKYALAGYIGPYIYFTHPEMFLITVSEWTPQVALRVLYYLAATILIMYILAIAITGHFKSLTVPKVLRAVMIGLSLVAASLHVVPVGLELALLLGLIVYERRS, from the coding sequence GTGGGGGAAGATCTGGAGGCTATAGAGAAGAGGATAAAGCTTGAAGCCACCCGAACACTGCCCGAGAAACTGGAAAAAGTCATCAACTCGGCCTCAATACTCATTGGAATATTTGAAATCCTCTTTATATTCAACTTCACATTCCTCCTGTACTCAATATTCAGCAAACTGGGCGTTGAGATGGAGTTTCTGAAGCTCGACTTCCAAGATCAGCAGGTAATGGCCTTCGTGCTCGGCATGATATTTGTCATAGCCATCCTGAGGTACCCAATACGGAAAAAGGAGAAGTACCTCTCAAAGGTTCAGTGGTTCGACTACGCACTCATACTACTGGGGCTCGCGGCGGCATTTTACAAGTTCTGGCGCTGGCCGACGTACATGGTGTACTACGACGTGAACCAGATGGACGTTATTTTCGGAATACTCGCAATAATACTCGTCCTCGAAGCGACGAGGAGGGCGATAGGATGGATACTCCCCACCATCGTGGTGGTCTTCCTCCTCTACGGCATCAGGGACGCGGGCTATAACTGGACCAGGATCGTCCAGTACCTCTACCTCGACCAGGGAATATTCGGGATACCCTTCTACGTCATGACGATTTACGTCTTCGCCTTCGTTTTCTTCGGGGCATTCCTGCTGAGGATAGGGGTCAGCGACTACATAACCGAGTTCATGATAAGCCTGTTCGGAACCCGGCCGGGAGGGCCGGCGAAGGCGGCGGTCATTTCAAGCGGACTGATGGGAACCGTCAGCGGTTCCAGCGTCGCCAACGTCCTGACGACGGGCACTTTCACGATACCCCTGATGAAGAAGGCCGGCTACCCACCAGAGATAGCCGGTGCCGTCGAGCCGGTGGCCTCGACGGGGGGACAGCTAATGCCCCCCGTCATGGGTGCGGCAGCCTTCATCATGGCCCAGTTCCTGGGGGTTCCGTACAACAAGCTCATCATAGCGGCGGTTTTACCGGCGCTGATATACTACACGGGTGTCTACCTCTTCATAGATCTTGAGACCAAGAGGCTTGGACTCAAGGGTATGCCCAGGGAGCACTTCAAACCGCTGAAGTACTTCCTAAGGAAGCTCTACATCCTGCTGCCAATAGTGGTCATCACCGTGGCCCTTGTCTGGGGAATTGCGCCCCATATAGCGGCGGTTTCCTCTCTGGGAATCGCAATCTGGGTCGCGTGGATATCAAAGGACGAGATACCAGGACATGAACACTTCTATGTGGCGATAGCGCTCATAACAACAGTGCTGATGTTCACCAGCAGGGAGTACGCCACCCCAGTTGGGGCGGTGCTCATTGTTCTGGCAGTGGTACTCGTGGCCGCGGCACTGCTGACTGACAAGGCAGAGTTCAACGAGAAGTTCTACATAAGCATGCTGTTCATACTGATGGCGGTTCTCGGAAAGCTGCTCTATATGAGGAAGGAAGAGATACTGCTGATGAGCGGAACCTTCGGAATAATCTTCTCCCTCGTTGTGGGCTACAAGTCGGGAACAGAGGGCGGCAAGAAGATGTACACTGCCACATACGAGTCAATGATAGACGCGGGCAAGACCAGCACAACTGTGATGCTGGCGGCGGCCAGTGCGGGTCTGATACAGGGCGTCCTCACGATGACCGGCCTGGTCACGTCCCTTGGCTACAAGCTCGTTGACCTCGCCGGCGGAAACCTGCTCCTGCTCCTGATAATGGCAATGATATTCAGTCTCATCCTCGGTATGGGCGTCCCAACGACGGCGAACTACGTTATAACCTCCCTCGTCGCCGCCCCAGCGGTTTACACTGCAGTCGCAGGCAACCCGATATATGACGCCTCCGTGCCGGGATACAGCACGGCGATAGCCCTCCTCGCGGCACACTTCTTCGTGTTCTACTTCGGAATACTAGCAGACCTCACGCCACCCGTCGCCCTCGCAGCATATGCGGGTTCAGCGCTGGCGGGGGGAGACTTCTGGAAGACCGCCATAAACTCGGTTAAATACGCACTGGCAGGGTACATAGGGCCGTATATCTACTTCACCCATCCGGAGATGTTCCTCATAACCGTCTCGGAGTGGACGCCCCAGGTGGCACTGAGGGTTCTGTACTACCTAGCGGCAACGATTCTGATAATGTACATACTCGCGATTGCCATAACAGGGCACTTCAAGAGCCTCACGGTACCAAAAGTCCTAAGAGCGGTCATGATAGGCCTCAGCCTCGTCGCGGCGTCGCTCCACGTAGTCCCAGTAGGGCTGGAACTCGCGCTCCTCTTGGGCCTGATAGTATACGAGAGAAGATCCTGA
- a CDS encoding protein translocase SEC61 complex subunit gamma, producing the protein MATTTEKLKSFFAESRRVLLVTKKPGMKEFKMAAKITGIGMILVGLIGLVIRLIGYVITGS; encoded by the coding sequence GTGGCAACAACCACGGAAAAGCTTAAAAGCTTCTTCGCGGAATCGCGGAGGGTTTTGCTGGTAACAAAAAAGCCGGGAATGAAAGAGTTTAAGATGGCCGCCAAAATCACCGGCATTGGGATGATACTGGTCGGCCTTATCGGGCTTGTGATCCGTCTTATCGGCTACGTCATCACCGGCTCCTGA
- a CDS encoding DUF1850 domain-containing protein gives MKKPFIFLLALLAVALAMYPFPAVGIAFNGTECYYPLRGQTVLEVSYTHSVSLTKVIDVYRISNRGIYFTMEKWQEFLAGQPMDFDYRDGEFYVKLADRFLGKSWEYWFIPLNNFTVKIDGSSVFIQPAEAGVLRIEAVNVPGIVLTVRRC, from the coding sequence TTGAAAAAACCTTTCATTTTTTTACTGGCACTTCTCGCTGTCGCCCTGGCCATGTATCCCTTTCCCGCAGTCGGGATAGCCTTCAATGGGACGGAATGCTACTATCCCCTCCGGGGCCAGACCGTGCTCGAAGTCAGCTACACCCACAGCGTCTCACTGACCAAGGTCATTGACGTGTATCGAATTTCCAACAGAGGGATATACTTCACGATGGAAAAATGGCAGGAGTTCCTCGCGGGACAGCCCATGGATTTCGACTACCGGGACGGGGAATTCTACGTCAAGCTCGCTGATAGGTTTCTGGGAAAATCTTGGGAGTACTGGTTCATCCCGCTGAACAACTTTACTGTAAAGATTGACGGCAGCAGCGTATTCATCCAGCCAGCGGAGGCCGGCGTCCTCCGTATAGAGGCCGTGAACGTGCCTGGGATCGTTTTAACTGTTAGGAGGTGTTGA
- a CDS encoding 50S ribosomal protein L1: MAFDRQKLVEAVKEAKARAKPRNFTQTVEVAVNLRDIDLRKPENRFKLEVVLPHGRGKEPKIAVIADGAVAEAAKKLGLDVISGEQLEELAKSPRQARKLAKSYDFFIAAAPLMPKIGRYLGRYLGPRNKMPQVVPPTMTNLEPIVARLKRTVRIQLKNNPVVHAPIGTEDMDDEKLAENAEAVLNAIINKLERGENQVKSVYVKTTMGPAVKVER, translated from the coding sequence ATGGCCTTTGACAGACAGAAACTCGTGGAAGCGGTGAAGGAGGCGAAGGCCCGGGCTAAGCCGCGCAACTTCACACAGACCGTCGAAGTGGCAGTCAACCTCAGGGATATAGACCTCCGCAAGCCGGAGAACAGGTTCAAGCTTGAGGTTGTGCTGCCCCACGGTCGTGGGAAGGAGCCCAAGATCGCGGTCATCGCTGATGGTGCCGTTGCCGAGGCGGCTAAAAAGCTCGGGCTTGATGTGATTAGTGGAGAGCAGCTTGAGGAACTTGCCAAGAGCCCAAGACAGGCAAGGAAGCTGGCGAAGAGCTACGACTTCTTCATAGCGGCCGCACCGCTGATGCCGAAGATCGGTAGGTACCTCGGTAGGTACCTCGGTCCGAGGAACAAGATGCCGCAGGTAGTTCCGCCGACCATGACCAACCTGGAGCCGATCGTCGCCAGGCTCAAAAGGACCGTCAGGATACAGCTCAAGAACAACCCCGTGGTGCATGCTCCGATCGGGACGGAGGATATGGACGACGAGAAGCTCGCCGAGAACGCCGAGGCCGTTCTCAACGCCATCATCAACAAGCTGGAGCGCGGCGAGAACCAAGTGAAGTCAGTGTACGTCAAGACCACCATGGGACCGGCCGTTAAGGTGGAGAGGTGA
- a CDS encoding TAXI family TRAP transporter solute-binding subunit → MRKWTAIGLMFVLFLAVVAAGCTTGGEETTAQGLTLEKTDDGKYVLTIYTGSGPGSVYFALGSMYAKVINKKSDMIYAKAVTSGASVANCLAVGKGEAQAAIAQNDVTYYAWNGLYQFEKSGPIKDLRAIGTLYPEPVQIVVRADSDIKTLDDLAGKKVVVGAAGSGVAATAERVLKAAGVWDKIEPIYQTFEEAAQSLVLGQVDAEFTVIAYPAPAINQIAVKVPVRLIPVPDDVIQKLHDQGYPFYVKVTIPAGTYNGMDTDVQTIAVKSTLVVHKDLPDDLVYEMTKILYTSIDDLATAHQVAKQIDINHAFDGLMVPLHPGAIKYYEEQGITVPEDVKP, encoded by the coding sequence ATGAGGAAGTGGACCGCCATTGGTCTGATGTTTGTTTTGTTTTTGGCCGTTGTTGCCGCCGGCTGCACCACCGGCGGTGAAGAAACGACAGCCCAGGGGCTGACCCTTGAAAAGACCGACGACGGAAAGTACGTCCTCACCATCTACACCGGTTCCGGCCCTGGTAGCGTCTATTTCGCACTGGGTTCAATGTACGCCAAGGTGATAAACAAGAAGAGCGATATGATCTACGCTAAGGCTGTCACCAGCGGTGCCAGCGTTGCCAACTGTCTCGCCGTTGGCAAAGGTGAGGCCCAGGCGGCAATAGCCCAGAACGACGTTACGTACTACGCCTGGAACGGGCTCTACCAGTTCGAGAAGAGCGGGCCCATCAAGGATCTGCGTGCCATAGGAACCCTCTACCCCGAGCCTGTCCAGATAGTCGTCAGGGCTGACAGCGACATAAAGACCCTCGATGACCTCGCGGGCAAGAAGGTCGTTGTGGGCGCGGCAGGAAGCGGTGTGGCCGCAACCGCCGAGAGGGTTCTCAAGGCCGCCGGAGTCTGGGACAAGATAGAGCCGATCTACCAGACCTTCGAGGAGGCCGCCCAGAGCCTCGTTCTTGGCCAGGTTGATGCCGAATTCACCGTCATCGCATACCCCGCGCCGGCCATCAACCAGATAGCGGTTAAGGTTCCGGTAAGGCTCATCCCGGTTCCGGATGACGTTATCCAGAAGCTCCACGACCAGGGATACCCGTTCTACGTCAAGGTAACCATACCCGCGGGGACGTACAACGGGATGGACACCGATGTCCAGACCATAGCCGTCAAGTCAACCCTAGTTGTCCACAAGGATCTCCCCGACGACCTCGTTTACGAGATGACCAAGATCCTCTACACTAGCATCGACGACCTCGCAACGGCCCACCAGGTCGCGAAGCAGATAGACATCAACCACGCCTTCGACGGTCTCATGGTGCCGCTCCACCCTGGGGCCATCAAGTACTACGAGGAGCAGGGAATAACCGTCCCCGAGGACGTCAAACCCTGA
- a CDS encoding transcription elongation factor Spt5, translated as MSDGRIFTVRVTVGQEETTAKLIYSKVKTYNLPVYAILAPSKVKGYIFVEAPSKSAVDEAIKGIRHAKGTLPGEIRFEEIEHFLEEKPAVSGFEPGDIVELIAGPFKGEKAKVVRVDEAKDEIVVELIGSIVPIPVTVRGEYVRLISKRQKE; from the coding sequence ATGAGCGACGGCAGGATATTTACAGTGCGCGTCACAGTGGGTCAGGAGGAGACAACGGCCAAGCTGATATACAGTAAGGTTAAGACTTACAACCTTCCGGTCTATGCCATACTGGCGCCCTCGAAAGTTAAGGGCTACATCTTCGTCGAGGCGCCCAGCAAAAGCGCCGTTGATGAGGCGATTAAAGGCATACGCCACGCCAAGGGCACCCTTCCGGGCGAGATAAGGTTTGAGGAGATTGAACACTTCCTTGAGGAGAAGCCCGCTGTGAGCGGCTTCGAGCCTGGCGACATCGTTGAGCTCATCGCCGGCCCGTTCAAGGGCGAGAAGGCGAAGGTCGTCAGGGTTGACGAAGCAAAGGACGAGATAGTCGTCGAGCTGATAGGCTCAATCGTCCCGATCCCGGTCACGGTGAGGGGCGAATACGTTAGACTTATAAGTAAACGCCAGAAGGAGTGA
- a CDS encoding D-aminoacyl-tRNA deacylase, producing MKVIMTTKIDLASMNIMEKLIENFGFRETEKRFDGNPVYSRGDIFILTTNGEMIYYDNLDAEVERQLGLKPDMIVFASRHSSRQKMPSLTTHVTGNWGKAMYGGKDESLAVAHPAAMKLALMKMNELNDLGWTVCYEATHHGPSELEVPSLFIEIGSSEEEWVIDRAGEIIAESIMYVLENYEKAKFPVAIGIGGGHYAPKQTKRALETDIAFSHIAPKYAHLLSRELLLKAIERTWGGVNAIYVDWKGSKGETRQMARALAEELGLEFIRD from the coding sequence ATGAAGGTGATAATGACAACCAAAATTGACCTTGCCTCGATGAACATAATGGAAAAGCTCATTGAGAACTTTGGGTTCAGAGAGACCGAGAAGAGATTCGACGGGAACCCAGTCTACTCAAGGGGTGACATCTTCATCCTTACTACCAACGGCGAGATGATATACTACGACAACCTCGATGCGGAGGTTGAGAGACAGCTCGGCCTTAAGCCGGATATGATAGTCTTCGCGTCCAGGCACTCCAGCAGGCAGAAGATGCCCTCACTCACCACCCACGTGACAGGGAACTGGGGCAAAGCGATGTACGGCGGAAAGGATGAGAGCCTTGCTGTGGCCCATCCGGCTGCGATGAAGCTCGCCCTCATGAAGATGAACGAGCTTAACGACCTCGGCTGGACGGTCTGTTACGAGGCGACGCACCACGGCCCGAGCGAGCTGGAAGTGCCGAGCCTTTTCATAGAGATAGGCTCAAGCGAGGAGGAGTGGGTTATAGACAGGGCTGGGGAGATAATAGCTGAGTCAATAATGTACGTTCTAGAGAACTATGAAAAAGCTAAGTTCCCAGTAGCCATAGGGATAGGTGGCGGGCACTACGCGCCCAAGCAGACGAAGAGGGCGCTTGAGACAGACATAGCGTTCAGCCATATAGCCCCAAAGTACGCCCACCTCTTGAGCAGGGAGCTTCTCCTGAAGGCTATTGAAAGGACATGGGGCGGAGTCAATGCCATTTACGTTGATTGGAAGGGGAGTAAAGGCGAAACGCGGCAGATGGCTAGGGCCCTTGCCGAAGAACTCGGCCTGGAGTTCATAAGGGACTGA
- a CDS encoding 50S ribosomal protein L11, translating into MAQVVEVLVEGGKASPGPPLGPAIGPLGLNVKQVVDEINKATKDFAGMQVPVKIIVEDPKKKTFRIEVGVPPVSQLIKKELGIPKGSSEAGHSPVGNLTMEQVIRIAKAKAEQMLAADLKAAAKEVIGTALSMGVTVEGKDPREVQKEIDEGVYDEIFANAEE; encoded by the coding sequence ATGGCACAGGTTGTTGAGGTGCTCGTTGAGGGAGGGAAGGCTTCACCCGGACCCCCGCTCGGTCCCGCTATCGGTCCTCTTGGACTCAACGTCAAGCAGGTGGTTGACGAGATAAACAAGGCCACCAAGGACTTCGCGGGAATGCAGGTTCCCGTCAAGATCATCGTCGAGGACCCCAAGAAGAAGACCTTCCGCATTGAGGTCGGTGTCCCGCCGGTCAGCCAGCTCATCAAGAAGGAGCTCGGCATACCGAAGGGCTCCAGTGAGGCCGGCCACAGCCCAGTCGGGAACCTGACCATGGAGCAGGTCATCAGGATAGCCAAGGCCAAGGCCGAGCAGATGCTCGCCGCCGACCTCAAGGCTGCCGCCAAGGAGGTCATAGGAACGGCGCTCAGCATGGGCGTTACGGTGGAAGGCAAAGACCCCAGGGAAGTCCAGAAGGAGATTGACGAAGGCGTTTACGACGAGATTTTCGCCAACGCCGAGGAGTGA
- the ftsZ gene encoding cell division protein FtsZ, whose product MLKLIEDAIERTSAGLNKAPETQVPQTDIDEELRRILEQIQAKIYVVGVGGAGCNTINRMMQVGIQGAKVIAVNTDAQDLLKVRAHKKILIGKELTRGLGAGNNPKMGEEAARENERDIREALEGADMVFITCGLGGGTGTGAAPVVAEIAKKMGALTVAVVTLPFTVEGIRRIKNAEYGLERLRKNSDTVIVIPNDKLMEVAPNLPIHMAFKVADEILVQAVKGITELITKPGLVNLDFNDVRAVMKDGGVAMIGIGESDSEKRALEAAQQALNSPLLDVDISGAKGALISISGSDVKLEEAQQIIELVTSKLDPEAQVIWGIQLDEELGKMIRILIVVTGVSSPYAVAEEEVSYYSEDTERKVIKLDLEEL is encoded by the coding sequence ATGCTGAAGCTGATTGAAGATGCCATTGAAAGGACCTCTGCTGGCCTTAACAAGGCTCCTGAGACACAGGTTCCTCAGACTGACATTGATGAGGAGCTTAGGAGGATTCTTGAGCAGATACAGGCCAAAATATATGTCGTTGGTGTCGGCGGTGCCGGCTGTAACACCATTAACAGAATGATGCAGGTCGGAATTCAGGGGGCCAAGGTAATTGCAGTCAACACCGATGCCCAGGACCTCCTTAAGGTTCGCGCCCATAAGAAGATACTCATAGGCAAGGAGCTGACGAGGGGTCTCGGTGCTGGAAACAACCCCAAAATGGGTGAGGAGGCCGCGAGGGAGAACGAGAGGGACATCCGGGAAGCCCTCGAAGGTGCTGACATGGTATTTATAACCTGCGGTCTCGGCGGTGGAACCGGTACCGGTGCGGCTCCGGTCGTTGCTGAGATTGCCAAGAAGATGGGTGCCCTGACCGTCGCCGTTGTGACACTTCCCTTCACGGTGGAGGGTATAAGGCGCATCAAGAACGCCGAGTACGGTCTCGAGAGGCTCAGGAAGAACAGCGACACGGTTATAGTTATACCGAACGACAAGCTCATGGAGGTTGCTCCTAACCTGCCCATACACATGGCCTTCAAGGTCGCAGACGAGATACTCGTCCAGGCCGTCAAGGGCATCACCGAGCTCATCACCAAGCCGGGACTTGTTAACCTCGACTTCAACGACGTCAGGGCAGTCATGAAGGACGGCGGCGTTGCGATGATAGGTATCGGCGAGAGCGACAGCGAGAAGAGGGCCCTCGAAGCTGCCCAGCAGGCACTCAACAGCCCGCTCCTCGACGTTGACATAAGCGGTGCCAAGGGTGCTTTGATCAGCATCAGCGGAAGCGACGTCAAGCTCGAAGAGGCCCAGCAGATAATAGAGCTCGTCACGAGCAAGCTCGACCCGGAGGCCCAGGTCATCTGGGGTATCCAGCTCGACGAAGAGCTCGGCAAGATGATAAGGATCCTCATCGTGGTCACGGGGGTCAGCTCCCCCTACGCCGTTGCCGAGGAGGAGGTCTCCTACTACTCCGAAGATACCGAGAGAAAAGTTATTAAGCTCGACCTTGAGGAGCTTTGA